The DNA region aaaaagagtggtcaTATTTCGCTTTCTGTCAATATTTAAAGGACAGTGAATCCAAAGATAAGCCAAAATTGGTTTCTGTGTGTAGTAGTTGTCTATTGATGTATAACaagtttagtggcttaaacagcaaatTTAGTGGCCTAAAAACAACACacgtttattatctcagtttctgtgtaTCAAGAGTCTACGCGTGgattctgctcagggtctcacaaggctgcagtcaaggtgttgACAAGGGCTGCAGTTTCATTGGAATCTTGACTGGAGAAGGATCAGCTTCGAAgctcatgtggttgttggcagcATTCACTTTCTAATGAACTATCAGACTGAGGCcctcctttttattctctttaatggactttatttttaaagcagttttagggtCATAGCAAATTTGAGAGGAAGGTGCAGAGTTTTCCTATATGTCTTGTCCccccacatgcatagcctccccgtTATCAACAtaccccaccagagtggtacatttgttacaaatgATGAACTTACATTGACACATCACTATCACCCACCAAAGTCCATTGTTtatattaggattctctctttgggTTGTACATTCcatgagtttggacaaatatataatgatgtGTATGCACTATGACagtgtcatacagagtagtttcactgccctaaaaatcctctgtgcaccacctattcatctctccttaccaccaactcctggcaaccactgatatttttactgtctccatagttttgccttttccagactgtCATATAATTGGAGTAATACAGTTTGTAGCCTTttcatattggcttctttcacttactaatatgaatttgtttcctccatgttttttcatggcttgacggtgttcattttttttcagtgttgaattgtattccattgttagatttatccatttacctgctaaaggacatcttgattgcttccatcttttggtaattatgaataaagcttctatacATATCTGTATGCAGGACATACATTTTCAGCTCCTCTGGGTAAATACtaaagagcacaattgctggacTGTATGGCAAgagtatgtttacttttgtaagaaactgccaaactatcttcCTAAGTGGCGAtaacattttgcattcctaccagcaatgaaagAGTTCCTTTTGCTCTACATCCTGACAGCATTTGGCGTTGTTAGTGTTCTGAATttgtcattctaataggtatgtagtcgTATCTCAttgctttaatttacatttccctggttacatatgatgtggagcatcttttcatacgcttttttgtcatctgtatatcttctttggtgaagtgtctattaaggtctttggcccattttttaaaattgggttgttttcttattgttgagttttaagagttcttaatcagatgtgtcttttgcagatattttgtACATATCTTATcacatgtgtcttttgcaaatatcttctcttagtctgtggcttgtctttattctcttgacattgtcttttgcggaacagaaatttttaattttaaagaagtctAGCTTGtcagttatttctttcatagattgTGCCTTTGGTATTTTATCTAAAAAGTCACCACTAAACCCAAGGTCatttagattttctcctatgttaacttataggaattttatagttttggtgttttacatttagatatgTAATCAGtttcgagttaatttttgtgaaggttgTAAAGTCTATGCTTAAAGTCACTGTGACCTCAGTATTTTGCTGGCTATTGCCCAGAGGCTGCTCTTAGTTACTTGCCTGTTGGCCTTTCCAATTTGGCCTCTTGCTTCCACAAATCCAGCAAGAGAGAGAGTGTGCTAGTAAGACAAACCCTATATTCTTATGTAATGTACCGATGAAGCCATATCCTGTCATTTTTCCTGTATTCTAATCACAGGTCCtgtccacactcaaggggaggataTAAGTACTAGGAGGCAGGGATAATTGGGGGCTATCTTATAATCTGTTATCCACACTATGGATTACTTGAAATATAGTATTATATATTAGAAACCTTTGGGCTACATGTCACTTGTTAAGGTTAAACAAATACTTTTTGGTAGTCTGGTAGTGGTTTGAGACTATTCctccaaattttttttctatgcatttagTGACATGGCGTATTATTTTCTATAATAACCATCCTATTGTACATCCTAATTGCTTCTTAACCTGGTTCTAAACTTCAATAACATCTCAGTAtgtgtgtctttcttttctttctgtgtttgtatCAGTATAAAGTTAAAATATACAACTTTGCATTTATTACCttaaatctttcttttctctcctgggacaggtaCACCAGGAGCGTCTCTATCAAGAATACAATTTCAGCAAGGCTGAGGGCCATCTGAAACAGTTGGAGAAGATATATATGCAGCAAATACAGAGCAAGGATATAGAATTGACCTCTATGAAAGGGGAGGTCACCTCCATGAAGAAAGTGCTAGAAGAATACAAGAAAAAGTTCAGTGACATCTCTGAGAAACTTATGGAGAGAAATCGCCAGTATCAAAAGCTCCAAGGCCTCTATGATAGCCTTAGGCTACGAAATATCACTATTGCTAACCAAGATGGTACCCTTGAACCATCTATGATTGCACAGTCTGGTGTTTTTGGCTTCCCATTAGGTAAGAAATGACATGTAATATCCAATATCTGTTCTTTAAATCAGTGATTTTTCACACTGTGCCCTGCATAATTCCAGGCAGTTAGTGGAGACTCCAGAGACTTAGAGTGGTAGTAGGCTCTAAGTTCTTCATCTGCATCTCAACCTGCCCATCATtacttttatctattttatttgctTACATTTAAGTTACATCTTCAATTTATTTGAACAGAGAGTAAATAATTCCAAAATTAAAGTTGCAAATTGCCACTTCAAGTGAAAAGCTATTTagttgcaataataataataatattagctGCCATTTAATGATTCCTTACTAAGTGCTAGAGACTATTATAACTTTACATGTATTTGTGTTATTTTCAAAACTTtatgaggtaggtgttattatcatcatccctattttacagatgagaaaactgaggaacagaaagtTTAATtggtcaaggtcacagagctacctTCAGAGCCCACACTCTTAAGTATTTGCTATCCTCTGAGAAGGCCATGTTTTAGTTTCTTTCACATGACAATACTGATTGTACAGTTCTTAAGTTATTGTCggttgtttggtttgtttgttcttctgtttattcattcatacattcatcaaatatttatcaaacatgATTCATGTGCCAGGCTGCTAGGCATAATCTTAGGCAATGAGGATATAAGGATTATCCAGGTAGGAGTCCTGCCCCATGGAAATGTACAGTCTAGCTTTTCTGCTTATTAGATGCCTTGTCAGATGCAATGAATCTCATATCTCTTCCTGAGTTCTCCCCTTTATACTACTCTTGATATAACAGAATCCAATAGTTTTTACTATGCTGTTAATAAATTTTGgcacacaaaaaagtaaaaattcttgAGCTGGATTTTTATAAAACctcattttttgaattttattgtggGGGAGGAGACGATGTCCTAGAAAAGGCATGAAGTAATGAGATGAAAAGTATCAGATATGAGAATCGAAACAAAAATAAGTTTCTTCTTAACTTTCAGTTAATCATATAGTCAATCAAAGTATTATTTTTTGTGGGCATTATAGgtgttcttattttttccttgtcaCTATCCACATTTATttcgatttctttcattttcaccaGTTCTTACCTGTTCCTCTTTTTGTGCACACTTACCTTTTTAATACTTTTACCTCTTGCTACCATCGTTGGCTTGAAGCAGATATAGTCAGCATTATCCTTTAGTTATGTAACTAAAGCCAAGGATGCGTTCAGTGAAAGTTGTTAAATGCTTATTTTATTAGATCTATTGTACAGTTTTTCTAAAGCTATTCTAATTGATCTCGGGTCATAAATATGTGCCAGGTTTTCATGGTTGTCATATATTTTCCAGAGTGTTTATGGAAATCATAAAAAAAGATTTGTTCTTAAACAaaagtttacacacacacacgaatacaTATGATATTCCTTTGATGTAGATTAATAGATAATGAATGAAATTGTGGTACTATAAATTCTAGCTCTACTAAAGTATTTCATTGTGTTAAATTACTTTTGGTGATGAGATAATGGCTATCATTGGAAACTGCACACAGAAGAAGGTATGGTATATATACTATGGTCAGGGGAGGGGACCATCATAGCCCTTTTCTTTATCCAAGGTTTATGTTTTATCCATCTCATAGGAGTTGAGTTCTGttacaatatttattgaatgactttGTCTTTTTGTTCCAAAAGATCTGTAAGGAAATAGATGCTTAAGTTCTTCCCTTATTTTTCTCCTAGGGAACAACTCCAAGTTTCCTTTGGACAGTACACCAGTTCAAAATCGGGGTGGTGGAGATGGAGATTTTCAGTTCAGACCATTTTTTGTGGGTTCTCCCACAGCACCTGAACCCACCAACAGCTTTTTTAATTTTGCCTCCCCAAGTAATGAATTAGAGCAGCAGCAAGTCTCTAGCAGGGcctttaaagtaaaaagaatttaGTTCACCTTACAGAATGTTTCTCTGTTTACTTTCAGTGATTTCATTTAGTAAATATCTTTGTTTTAGATAAGAGTCACCAACCTCTCTGTGTTTGTATTGAGTCTTCGAAGTTGTCTTCACATTTTCAACTTATAAGAGATTCAGTGGCAGTGGTGGGTGGCTTTAGAAtcaggtttccttttctgtttctattcttTAAGGTGTAAGCGTTTTATTAAACTCAATTTTAGGGTGAACTGTTGAGTTTTCACTGGTAGTGAAAAGCTTACAATATTATTGGGTGTTTTGTAGATCACCATTTGTTTCTGTCTGGGCTATTTCTGACTAGGCCATGTTTTTAAACATACTATATAAGCACCTATGTTATATGGCTACATGTCACTTTGGGTTCTGgtatttatacatacatgtatatgtatgttcctttacATTGTTTTTTTGCTGCATTTGACAGTATGTTTATGTGAAGATTTTGGTTTCAGGAAATAGTGAGTGAGCCTGTAGCTTGTTACTTGGGTGTgtacatttatttgtatatatttaatgtatttgcCCTTGTATTAACTTGTTTGCAGGTGTGCTCATGTCAGTGAATGAAGGTACAATTTGATGCATGTATGTTTAGTtcctatttctatttaaaaataactcacactgataaaattattttgtaaagttGACTTTCTGGCATTTATTTTAGAGTAAAATTACTTTCTTTACTCTTTTGCTAGCTGTTGCCCTGAGTCTACTTATTTAGGAATGCACTTCTACTGCAGAAAACTTACCAATGTGGTGTTGATCTCAAGAGGTTATACTAATTAAAATTCTTTCAATGATttattccttgtttttctttattaaatagtGATCATTTCTGACTACTATCACAGGAAACTTATTTAAAATGTAGAGCcaagaaagaaatttgaaggacaCTTTCAGTAAGTTTACATCCTATTAGAGGCAAGACTTGAAAGTATACTGGTTGGGGAGGCAGAACATCAAGgttctagtttttttcttttccatctgttAGTTGTGCAAGTTTGAGTTTAAATTTCCTGGGCctttgtttctacatctgtaaagtgagggatTGAATTAAATTATCCTTACAGCCTTTTCTACGTCTTAGATTTTATGATTTATTGTTACTGGTTTGGGAGGAACTACAATGGAATTACCCTAAATTCCAAATTCCATTGTTTTTTAGGTAATAAAAGTCATACTGAAATCATTTGaggatattttatatttagttattGCAGAAAGGCAAGTGAATGCCCTTGCTTTACATAATTTAATAGCAAGCAagtaatgttttcttctttagggGTATAGAATTAAaatctcttcaaaaatattttttactgaaCCCCAAAGTTAAAATGGTGTGTGAGAAAGAGGATGAAAAAAATCTTGACTTAAAAACATCCCTCCCTATTTCATTGCTAATTACACAGATTTTATAGACTGCAAAGTTTTTCTTCCctatgaagttttaaattttgttaaaaagtgatttgaagaaataatttttgtaCATTCATGATTTCTGTCCTGAACCTCTGCTTCTTCCTTTGTTAGGTTCACAGAATCAGTTTGAAGTGTAAGTAAGCTATGattaaaactaaaaagtaaagaaaaactcTGGTGGACTATTACATGGTActtaaaaaaaaggttatttaAGAGTTTAATACATTCATATGGTACGAATTCAAAAGGCACAAAAAAAATTCATAGAGTGAAAATTCTACCTTTCACCCCTATTCCCCAACCACTCACTTCCCCTTTCTGGAAGCAATTACTGTTCCCAGTGTCTTGTGTCTCTTCAGAGATAGTCTATGTGGAAGCAAATActtttttatgtaaaaattatgtttggggacttccctggtagcacagaggttaagaatccacctgtgtcc from Eschrichtius robustus isolate mEscRob2 chromosome 1, mEscRob2.pri, whole genome shotgun sequence includes:
- the CCNB1IP1 gene encoding E3 ubiquitin-protein ligase CCNB1IP1 encodes the protein MSLCEDMLLCNYRKCRIKLSGYAWVTACSHIFCDQHGSGEFSRSPAICPACNSTLSGKLDIVRTELSPSEEYKAMVLAGLRPEIVLDISSRALAFWTYQVHQERLYQEYNFSKAEGHLKQLEKIYMQQIQSKDIELTSMKGEVTSMKKVLEEYKKKFSDISEKLMERNRQYQKLQGLYDSLRLRNITIANQDGTLEPSMIAQSGVFGFPLGNNSKFPLDSTPVQNRGGGDGDFQFRPFFVGSPTAPEPTNSFFNFASPSNELEQQQVSSRAFKVKRI